One window from the genome of Streptomyces sp. WZ-12 encodes:
- a CDS encoding M3 family metallopeptidase, which yields MTSAKSSETSPATATAPEPGAGAGSATASDAAGRHPDPAPPNPFFSTSELPYGLPPFARIHHAHFRPAFERGIAEQLAEAAAIGAAPGPPTFENTVEALERSGAVLRRVCAVFFNKANADTDAATQELEAEIVPRLAAHEDALLLDPALFARLEALHGSRAGLGLDGEQLRLLERLYTARVRAGARLGPERQRRLRELNAEIARLCTEFRRNLRADTAAAALVVDRAEELAGLPDDEIASAAENARALGRDDGYVLSLLNFTSQPQLAALEDPALRERLLDASSGRGRGANGAVAVTIARLRAERAALLGHPTHASWQVADQTAGTTDAVEGMFDRLIGPALANAEREAAALAEAAGTGEVRAADWPFYAERVRRRRYDLDAAALRPYLELEAVLRDGVFHAATLVYGITFAERPDLTAYHPDARVFEVHDADGGPLGLYIGDFHARESKRGGAWMNELVLQSHLLGQRPVVVNNLNIAKPAPGEPVLLNWSEVTTLFHEFGHALHGLFSDVRYPLLAGTEVPRDFVEFPSQVNEMWAEWPEVLARYARHHRTGEPMPPELPARLREAERFGEGFDSVEHLAAAVLDWAWHTVPADQLPGADGAEAFEAAALERHGLAHPAIPPRYRTGYFAHVFGGGYAAGYYGYRWAEVLDADTVRWFRENGRTIRESGEVFRRELLSRGNSIDPMAAFRAVVGRDPDFAPLLERRGATAAP from the coding sequence GTGACTTCTGCGAAGAGTTCCGAGACGAGTCCGGCTACAGCGACGGCTCCGGAGCCGGGGGCGGGCGCGGGGTCCGCGACGGCTTCGGACGCGGCGGGGCGGCACCCGGACCCCGCGCCCCCGAACCCCTTCTTCTCCACGAGTGAACTTCCCTACGGGCTACCGCCCTTCGCCCGTATCCACCACGCGCACTTCCGGCCCGCCTTCGAACGGGGCATCGCCGAGCAACTGGCGGAGGCGGCCGCCATCGGGGCCGCCCCCGGGCCGCCGACGTTCGAGAACACCGTGGAGGCGCTGGAGCGCAGCGGTGCGGTGCTGCGCCGGGTGTGCGCGGTGTTCTTCAACAAGGCGAACGCCGATACCGACGCGGCCACCCAGGAGTTGGAGGCCGAGATCGTCCCGCGGCTGGCGGCCCACGAGGACGCCCTGCTGCTCGACCCCGCCCTCTTCGCCCGCCTGGAGGCCCTCCACGGGTCGCGGGCCGGGCTCGGGCTGGACGGGGAGCAACTGCGGCTGCTGGAGCGCCTGTACACCGCGCGGGTGCGGGCCGGGGCGCGGCTCGGCCCGGAGCGGCAGCGGCGGCTGCGGGAGCTGAACGCCGAGATCGCCCGCCTGTGCACCGAGTTCCGGCGGAACCTGCGGGCCGACACCGCGGCCGCGGCCCTGGTGGTGGACCGCGCCGAGGAGTTGGCCGGGCTGCCCGATGACGAGATCGCCAGCGCCGCCGAGAACGCCCGGGCCCTGGGGCGTGACGACGGTTATGTGCTCAGCCTGTTGAACTTCACCAGCCAGCCGCAGCTCGCCGCCCTGGAGGACCCCGCGCTGCGGGAGCGCCTGTTGGACGCCTCCAGTGGGCGGGGCCGCGGCGCCAACGGGGCCGTCGCGGTCACCATCGCCCGGCTACGGGCCGAGCGGGCGGCCCTGCTCGGCCATCCCACCCATGCGTCCTGGCAGGTCGCCGACCAGACCGCCGGGACGACCGACGCGGTGGAGGGGATGTTCGACAGGCTGATCGGGCCCGCGCTGGCCAACGCCGAGCGGGAGGCCGCGGCGCTGGCCGAGGCCGCCGGCACCGGGGAAGTCCGGGCCGCCGACTGGCCGTTCTACGCCGAGCGGGTCCGCCGGCGGCGCTATGACCTCGACGCGGCCGCGCTGCGTCCCTATTTGGAGCTGGAGGCCGTCCTGCGGGACGGCGTCTTCCACGCCGCCACCCTGGTGTACGGGATCACCTTCGCCGAGCGCCCCGACCTGACCGCCTACCACCCGGACGCCCGGGTCTTCGAGGTGCACGACGCCGACGGCGGCCCCCTCGGCCTGTACATCGGCGACTTCCACGCCCGGGAGTCCAAGCGCGGTGGCGCCTGGATGAACGAACTGGTCCTCCAGTCCCACCTGTTGGGACAGCGCCCCGTGGTGGTCAACAACCTGAACATCGCCAAACCGGCACCGGGTGAGCCCGTGCTCCTGAACTGGAGCGAGGTCACCACGCTCTTCCACGAGTTCGGGCACGCGCTGCACGGCCTGTTCTCCGACGTCCGCTATCCGCTGCTGGCCGGCACCGAAGTGCCGCGCGACTTCGTCGAGTTCCCCTCACAGGTCAACGAGATGTGGGCAGAGTGGCCTGAGGTGCTGGCCCGTTATGCCCGGCACCACCGCACCGGGGAGCCGATGCCGCCCGAACTGCCGGCCAGACTCCGCGAGGCGGAACGATTCGGCGAGGGCTTCGACAGCGTCGAGCACCTGGCCGCCGCCGTCCTGGACTGGGCCTGGCACACCGTGCCCGCCGACCAACTGCCCGGCGCGGACGGCGCGGAGGCGTTCGAGGCGGCCGCGCTGGAGCGGCACGGCCTGGCGCACCCGGCGATCCCCCCGCGCTACCGGACCGGCTACTTCGCCCATGTCTTCGGCGGCGGCTACGCGGCCGGCTACTACGGCTACCGCTGGGCGGAGGTGCTGGACGCGGACACCGTGCGCTGGTTCCGCGAGAACGGCCGGACGATCCGCGAGAGCGGCGAGGTCTTCCGCCGGGAACTGCTCAGCCGGGGCAACAGCATCGACCCGATGGCGGCGTTCCGCGCGGTGGTCGGCCGCGATCCGGACTTCGCGCCGCTGCTGGAACGGCGCGGGGCCACGGCCGCCCCGTAG
- a CDS encoding nSTAND1 domain-containing NTPase: METLSSDSGARTTFAERLALLYREAGNPPLKKVAEAVVRLQRVDERGRPVRVSVQRISDWRRAKNVPAQFAALAAVLQVLIPQARRLRPAPVSPGLYDLAQWQRLWERAVADPVAERAAAAAPPEERVPAEPPAVTGVCPYRGLAPYRRQDARWFFGRERSTEALVAQLGAAEGTGGVVMLVGASGAGKSSLLNAGLVPALRNGDPGAGDGPEREVVQLVPGGDPLGELTGRIPELAPVVAAARETAAEQPGAGQAVRAAVAAWAKPRTSGAGRPVLIVDQFEEAFTLCADEADRRAFIRLLNAACTPADPADPAPVLVIVGIRADFYEQCLGHPELADALQHRHMVLGPLSTAELREAVTGPAKAVGLELEPGLAELIVREVSADGPGGAHDAGVLPLLSHALLATWQRRKAGRLTLAGYRAAGGIQGAVAATAERAWTGLDPTARTAARLLLLRLVRLGEDTQATRRRGTRRQLAEESTDPNKTEESLEALVHARLVTLDAEAVEITHEALLHAWPRLRDWIDEDRNGNLLRQRLEEDGRAWEGSHRDPSLLYRGSRLEQARAWAQSAGDTFLTRSAVEFLAASVRLRKRTVRLRRGAVAALVVMALLAIGSAVVAWQQRDDTVFQQVLAEADRAQYTDPSLSAQLDLVAHHLRPQDEGTNNRLASIVNAPLATPLLGHTGAVYLTSFSPDGRVLATASYDRTVRLWDVSDPARPRPLGKPLTGHTSWVSTAVFSPDGRTLASASDDGTIRLWDIRDPGHPRPIGAPVTGHDGTVYLLAFSPDGHTLAAADEDRTVRLWDVSDLRRPTSYRTLTGPSAAVRSVAFSKDGHTLAVGADDATIRLWDMTDRRAPERVGPVLTGHTATVHSVAFSPDGRTLASGSADNTIRLWNTADPDHPAPLGPPLTGHTGPLWSVAFSPDGNMLAAGSADSTASLWNVSDPAYPSQVGERLAGSSGEMYAVGFSPDGHTLATGSGDSKVRLWSIPTSNMVGQAGAFRPDGRVLATASKDKKVRLWNVTTPNRPVPVGEPFQPGDGMVHALAYSPDGRTLAVRTGTPSPAVQLWNVTDPAHPVPYGPALPLRIRFSGPAALAYSPDGRTLATAYDDYTVQLWDVSSPSRIRPLGPLLTGHKGYVNALAFSPDGHTLATGSADATIRLWNTTDPRHTTQLGAPLTGHLGPVNALAFSPDGHTLASGSDDETVRLWNTTDPGRARRLGAPLTGHTEAVVSLTFSKDGHTLASGGNDNTVRFWNVALPSAAKPIGQSTSPNAKTGNFLSFSPTSHLLGVSSGAGTVRLWDLDTEGAIRRICATTRGVLTPENWKEYLPQLAYDPPCGR, encoded by the coding sequence GTGGAGACCTTGAGTTCCGACTCAGGGGCACGCACGACCTTCGCGGAACGCCTCGCGCTGCTCTACAGGGAGGCCGGCAACCCTCCGCTGAAGAAGGTCGCGGAGGCGGTCGTCCGACTCCAGCGGGTCGACGAACGAGGGCGGCCCGTGCGGGTGTCCGTGCAGCGGATCAGCGACTGGCGGCGGGCGAAGAACGTGCCGGCCCAGTTCGCCGCGTTGGCGGCGGTGCTCCAGGTGTTGATCCCGCAGGCGCGGCGGCTGCGGCCGGCGCCGGTGTCCCCCGGCCTGTACGACCTGGCCCAGTGGCAGCGGCTGTGGGAGCGCGCGGTGGCCGACCCGGTCGCCGAGCGCGCCGCGGCCGCCGCGCCCCCTGAGGAGCGCGTCCCGGCCGAGCCACCGGCCGTCACCGGCGTCTGCCCCTACCGGGGGCTGGCTCCGTACCGGCGGCAGGACGCCCGGTGGTTCTTCGGTCGCGAGCGCAGTACCGAGGCCCTCGTCGCGCAGTTGGGCGCGGCGGAGGGGACCGGTGGCGTGGTGATGCTCGTGGGCGCCTCGGGGGCGGGGAAGTCCTCGCTGCTGAACGCGGGGCTGGTGCCGGCGCTGCGGAACGGCGACCCGGGCGCGGGCGACGGCCCGGAGCGGGAGGTGGTGCAACTGGTGCCGGGCGGCGATCCGCTCGGGGAGCTGACCGGTCGGATACCCGAGCTCGCACCCGTCGTCGCGGCCGCCCGGGAGACGGCGGCGGAGCAGCCCGGCGCGGGGCAGGCGGTACGGGCGGCCGTCGCGGCGTGGGCGAAGCCGCGGACCTCCGGCGCCGGCCGGCCGGTGCTGATCGTCGACCAGTTCGAGGAGGCGTTCACCCTCTGCGCCGACGAGGCGGACCGGCGCGCCTTCATCCGGCTCCTCAACGCCGCCTGCACCCCCGCCGATCCGGCCGACCCCGCGCCCGTCCTCGTCATCGTGGGGATCCGCGCCGACTTCTACGAGCAGTGCCTGGGCCATCCCGAACTGGCCGACGCGCTCCAGCACCGGCACATGGTGCTCGGCCCGCTGTCCACCGCGGAGTTGCGGGAGGCGGTGACCGGGCCGGCCAAGGCGGTGGGGCTGGAGCTGGAGCCGGGGCTGGCGGAGTTGATCGTCCGGGAGGTGAGCGCCGACGGCCCTGGTGGGGCGCACGACGCGGGGGTGCTGCCGCTGCTCTCGCACGCCCTGCTCGCCACCTGGCAGCGGCGGAAGGCGGGCCGGTTGACGTTGGCCGGCTACCGCGCGGCGGGCGGCATACAGGGCGCGGTGGCGGCGACCGCCGAGCGGGCCTGGACCGGCCTCGACCCGACGGCGCGCACCGCCGCCCGGTTGCTGCTGCTCCGGCTGGTCCGGCTCGGCGAGGACACCCAGGCCACCCGTAGGCGGGGGACGCGGCGCCAACTGGCGGAGGAGTCCACGGACCCCAACAAGACGGAGGAGTCGCTCGAAGCGCTCGTCCACGCCCGTTTGGTGACGCTCGACGCGGAGGCCGTGGAGATCACCCACGAGGCGCTGCTGCACGCCTGGCCGCGGCTGCGGGACTGGATCGACGAGGACCGCAACGGCAATCTGCTGCGCCAGCGGCTGGAGGAGGACGGCCGGGCCTGGGAGGGCTCGCACCGCGATCCGTCGCTGCTGTACCGGGGCTCCCGGTTGGAACAGGCCCGCGCCTGGGCGCAGTCGGCCGGGGACACCTTCCTGACCCGTAGCGCGGTGGAGTTCCTGGCCGCCTCGGTGCGGCTGCGCAAGCGCACCGTCCGGCTGCGCCGCGGCGCGGTGGCCGCCCTGGTCGTCATGGCGCTGCTGGCCATCGGCTCGGCGGTGGTCGCCTGGCAGCAGCGGGACGACACCGTCTTCCAGCAGGTGCTCGCCGAGGCCGACCGCGCCCAGTACACCGATCCATCCCTTTCCGCCCAACTCGATCTGGTTGCACACCATTTGCGGCCACAGGACGAGGGCACCAACAACCGGCTGGCCTCGATCGTCAACGCACCGCTGGCCACGCCCCTGCTGGGCCACACCGGCGCCGTCTACCTGACCTCGTTCAGCCCGGACGGGCGGGTGCTGGCCACCGCCAGCTACGACCGGACGGTCCGGCTGTGGGACGTGTCCGACCCGGCCCGCCCCCGCCCCCTGGGCAAGCCGCTGACCGGCCACACCAGTTGGGTGAGCACCGCCGTCTTCAGCCCCGACGGGCGCACCCTGGCCAGCGCCTCGGACGACGGCACGATCCGGCTGTGGGACATCCGCGACCCCGGTCACCCGCGCCCGATCGGGGCGCCCGTGACCGGCCACGACGGCACGGTCTACCTGCTCGCCTTCAGCCCGGACGGCCACACCCTGGCCGCCGCCGACGAAGACCGCACGGTCCGGCTGTGGGACGTGTCCGACCTGCGCCGGCCGACCTCGTACCGCACCCTGACCGGCCCCTCCGCGGCCGTGCGGTCGGTGGCCTTCAGCAAGGACGGCCACACCCTCGCGGTCGGCGCCGACGACGCCACGATCAGGCTGTGGGACATGACCGACCGACGGGCGCCGGAACGGGTCGGTCCGGTGTTGACGGGCCACACCGCGACCGTGCACTCGGTGGCGTTCAGCCCCGACGGCCGCACCCTCGCCAGCGGCAGCGCGGACAACACCATCCGGCTCTGGAACACGGCCGATCCGGACCATCCGGCGCCCCTGGGCCCGCCGCTCACCGGCCACACCGGCCCCCTGTGGTCGGTGGCCTTCAGTCCGGACGGGAACATGCTCGCCGCCGGCAGCGCGGACAGCACCGCGAGCCTGTGGAACGTCAGCGATCCGGCGTACCCGTCGCAGGTCGGCGAGCGCCTGGCGGGCAGCAGCGGCGAGATGTACGCCGTGGGGTTCAGCCCCGACGGGCACACCCTCGCCACCGGGAGCGGCGACAGCAAGGTGCGCCTGTGGTCGATCCCGACGTCCAACATGGTCGGCCAGGCCGGCGCGTTCCGTCCGGACGGGCGGGTGCTGGCCACGGCCTCCAAGGACAAGAAGGTCCGGCTGTGGAACGTGACGACGCCCAACCGGCCCGTCCCGGTGGGCGAGCCGTTCCAGCCCGGGGACGGCATGGTGCACGCGCTGGCGTACTCCCCCGACGGCCGCACCCTCGCGGTGCGGACCGGCACCCCCTCCCCCGCGGTGCAGTTGTGGAACGTCACCGACCCGGCGCACCCGGTCCCCTACGGGCCGGCGCTGCCGCTGCGGATCCGGTTCTCCGGCCCCGCGGCGCTCGCCTACAGCCCGGACGGCCGGACCCTGGCGACCGCCTACGACGACTACACCGTCCAGTTGTGGGACGTCAGTTCACCGTCCCGCATCCGCCCCCTCGGCCCGCTCCTCACCGGCCACAAGGGCTACGTCAACGCGCTCGCCTTCAGTCCCGACGGCCACACCCTGGCCACCGGCAGCGCGGACGCCACCATCCGGCTGTGGAACACCACCGACCCGCGGCACACCACCCAGCTCGGCGCGCCCCTGACGGGGCATCTGGGGCCGGTCAACGCGCTCGCCTTCAGCCCCGACGGCCACACCCTGGCCAGCGGCAGCGACGACGAGACCGTCAGGCTGTGGAACACCACCGACCCCGGTAGGGCACGCCGGTTGGGCGCTCCCCTCACGGGCCACACCGAGGCGGTGGTGTCGCTGACGTTCAGCAAGGACGGCCACACCCTGGCGAGCGGCGGCAACGACAACACCGTGCGGTTCTGGAACGTCGCGCTCCCGTCTGCCGCGAAGCCGATCGGGCAGTCGACGAGCCCCAACGCCAAAACGGGCAACTTCCTGTCGTTCAGCCCGACCAGCCATCTGCTGGGGGTGTCCAGCGGCGCCGGGACGGTCCGGCTGTGGGACCTGGACACCGAGGGGGCGATCCGCCGCATCTGCGCGACCACCCGGGGCGTGCTGACGCCGGAGAACTGGAAGGAGTACCTCCCGCAGCTCGCGTACGACCCGCCGTGCGGCAGGTGA
- a CDS encoding S9 family peptidase encodes MPDWEKRFRAPRIGLPEWAEYAPDRSLFVSNATGTFELYAWDRATGAQRQATDRPHGTTDGTLSPDGAWIWWFSDTDGDEFGVWMRQPFAGGPDEPAAPGLAASYPGGLALHRDGTAVIGRSTDEDGSTIHVVRPGEQPVEIYRHRESAGVGDLSHDGSLIAIEHTEHGDAMHSAIRVVRPDGSTVAELDDTRGGTEELGLSVMGFAPVDGDSRLLVGHQRRGRWEPMLWDPLTGVETPLEIDLPGDVGADWYPDGSALLVEHEYQARSELWRYALAGAPGAPLDRVDTPAGTVSGATARPDGTVEFLWSSAAQPPEVRSTNGTVVLDPPGLEAPGSVPVTDAWVDGPGGRIHALVQQPPGAGPFPTVFDIHGGPTWHDSDAFASSPAAWVDHGFAVVRVNYRGSTGYGRAWTDALKHRVGLIELEDIAAVREWAVSSGLADPERLVLAGGSWGGYLTLLGMGTQPDAWALGLAAVPVADYVTAYHDEMEALKAMDRTLLGGTPEEVPERFEASSPLTYVDAVRAPVYISAGVNDPRCPIRQVENYVQRLEERGHPHEVYRYDAGHGSLVVEERIKQVSLELDFARRHLKTEARAD; translated from the coding sequence ATGCCGGACTGGGAGAAGCGCTTCCGCGCCCCGCGGATCGGGCTTCCCGAGTGGGCGGAGTACGCCCCCGACCGCTCCCTGTTCGTCTCGAACGCCACCGGCACCTTCGAGCTCTACGCGTGGGACCGCGCCACCGGCGCCCAGCGGCAGGCCACCGACCGCCCGCACGGCACGACGGACGGCACCCTCTCGCCCGACGGCGCCTGGATCTGGTGGTTCTCCGACACCGACGGCGACGAGTTCGGCGTCTGGATGCGGCAGCCCTTCGCCGGCGGCCCGGACGAGCCCGCCGCACCCGGGCTCGCCGCCTCCTACCCGGGCGGCCTGGCGCTGCACCGCGACGGCACGGCGGTCATCGGCCGCTCCACGGACGAGGACGGCTCGACGATCCACGTCGTGCGGCCCGGGGAGCAGCCCGTGGAGATCTACCGCCACCGCGAGTCGGCGGGCGTCGGGGACCTCTCCCACGACGGCTCGCTGATCGCCATCGAGCACACCGAGCACGGCGACGCGATGCACTCCGCCATCCGCGTCGTCCGGCCGGACGGCTCGACGGTCGCCGAGCTCGACGACACCCGCGGCGGCACCGAGGAACTGGGCCTGTCGGTCATGGGTTTCGCCCCCGTGGACGGCGACAGCCGGCTGCTGGTGGGGCACCAGCGGCGGGGCCGCTGGGAGCCGATGCTCTGGGACCCGCTGACGGGCGTGGAGACCCCGCTGGAGATCGACCTGCCCGGCGACGTGGGCGCGGACTGGTACCCGGACGGCTCGGCCCTCCTGGTGGAGCACGAGTACCAGGCCCGCAGCGAACTGTGGCGCTACGCCCTGGCCGGTGCCCCGGGCGCCCCCCTGGACCGCGTCGACACCCCCGCCGGCACGGTCTCGGGCGCCACCGCCCGTCCCGACGGGACGGTGGAGTTCCTGTGGTCGTCCGCCGCCCAGCCCCCGGAGGTGCGGTCGACGAACGGCACGGTGGTCCTGGACCCGCCCGGCCTGGAGGCCCCCGGCTCGGTCCCGGTGACCGACGCCTGGGTGGACGGCCCCGGCGGCCGCATCCACGCCCTGGTCCAACAGCCGCCCGGCGCCGGCCCGTTCCCCACCGTCTTCGACATCCACGGCGGCCCGACCTGGCACGACAGCGACGCCTTCGCCTCGTCACCGGCGGCCTGGGTGGACCACGGCTTCGCGGTCGTCCGCGTCAACTACCGCGGCTCGACCGGCTACGGCCGGGCCTGGACGGACGCGCTCAAGCACCGCGTCGGACTGATCGAGTTGGAGGACATCGCCGCGGTGCGCGAGTGGGCCGTCTCCTCCGGCCTCGCCGACCCCGAGCGGCTGGTGCTCGCCGGCGGCTCCTGGGGCGGCTATCTGACGCTGCTGGGCATGGGGACCCAGCCGGACGCCTGGGCGCTGGGGCTGGCCGCCGTCCCGGTGGCCGACTACGTCACCGCGTACCACGACGAGATGGAAGCCCTCAAGGCCATGGACCGCACCCTCCTGGGCGGGACCCCGGAGGAGGTCCCCGAGCGCTTCGAGGCGTCCTCCCCGCTGACGTACGTCGACGCGGTGCGGGCCCCCGTCTACATCTCCGCCGGCGTCAACGACCCCCGCTGCCCGATCCGGCAGGTGGAGAACTACGTCCAGCGCCTGGAGGAGCGCGGCCACCCGCACGAGGTCTACCGCTACGACGCCGGCCACGGCTCCCTCGTGGTGGAGGAGCGCATCAAGCAGGTCAGCCTGGAACTGGACTTCGCCCGCCGCCACCTGAAGACGGAAGCGCGGGCCGACTAG
- a CDS encoding class I SAM-dependent methyltransferase, which translates to MADQMGPDDWREVNRARWDERVPLHTASDFYDQDAFRRTRDVIRDFEVEEVGDVTGRSLLHLQCHFGQDTLSWAHRGAARVVGLDFSEPAVEAARELAAELGYGPDRAAFVTADVYDAAEAAPDPAYDIVYTGIGAVNWLPDLVGWAETAASLVAPGGFLYLAEFHPLGDVLDEETGSKVAHDYFRREAWDEESPGSYTDFEAHTVHNRGVEWQHSLGEVVSALAGAGLRLDFLHEHDMTLFPRFGTLRRGEDGYYRFPQDRPRIPLMYSLKATKPA; encoded by the coding sequence ATGGCAGATCAGATGGGGCCCGACGACTGGCGCGAGGTGAATCGCGCGCGGTGGGACGAGCGCGTTCCACTCCACACCGCCAGCGACTTCTACGACCAGGACGCATTCCGGCGGACCCGGGACGTGATCCGGGACTTCGAGGTCGAGGAGGTCGGGGACGTCACGGGTCGCAGCCTGCTCCACCTCCAATGCCACTTCGGCCAGGACACCCTGTCGTGGGCACACCGCGGCGCGGCCCGCGTCGTCGGCCTGGACTTCTCCGAACCGGCCGTCGAGGCGGCCCGCGAGCTGGCCGCCGAACTCGGCTACGGCCCGGACCGGGCGGCGTTCGTCACCGCCGACGTCTACGACGCCGCCGAGGCGGCGCCGGACCCTGCCTACGACATCGTCTACACCGGAATAGGAGCGGTGAACTGGCTGCCGGATCTGGTCGGTTGGGCCGAGACCGCCGCGTCCCTCGTCGCGCCCGGCGGATTCCTGTACCTCGCCGAATTCCATCCGCTGGGCGACGTGCTGGACGAGGAGACCGGCTCGAAGGTGGCGCACGACTATTTCCGCCGCGAGGCGTGGGACGAGGAATCCCCCGGCAGTTACACGGATTTCGAGGCGCACACGGTCCATAACAGGGGCGTCGAATGGCAGCACTCCCTGGGGGAGGTCGTCAGCGCGTTGGCGGGGGCCGGGCTGCGCCTCGATTTCCTGCACGAGCACGACATGACGCTGTTCCCGCGCTTCGGAACGCTGCGGCGGGGCGAGGACGGCTACTACCGCTTTCCGCAGGACCGGCCCCGTATTCCGCTGATGTATTCGCTGAAGGCGACGAAACCGGCCTGA